The Triticum aestivum cultivar Chinese Spring chromosome 7B, IWGSC CS RefSeq v2.1, whole genome shotgun sequence genome window below encodes:
- the LOC123156911 gene encoding uncharacterized protein, translating to MHGAGAGDPTGVVAGDRGSAALGYYMTTLPLFGLKFGWHECTGGDSRILSPIWSAGYGDCSGDVHGSTGSTMTTLCSSPPLLLAPLCAGQKQDRSSCRGVCTCNKFPSSGTFSKLWGHADGDFATSNWKFKCLRFGQTSAVLKIDVRLFYYRKIVLSTDIDLFRCYFV from the exons ATGCACGGAGCTGGGGCTGGTGATCCTACCGGAGTTGTGGCAGGTGATCGCGGCAGCGCTGCATTGGGCTACTACATGACAACCTTGCCGCTGTTTGGATTGAAGTTTGGTTGGCATGAGTGCACGGGAGGAG ATAGTAGAATCTTGTCTCCGATATGGTCGGCTGGTTACGGCGACTGTTCAGGTGATGTTCACGGCAGCACTGGTTCGACCATGACCACTTTGTGCTCTTCTCCACCACTGCTGCTTGCTCCGTTATGCGCTG GACAGAAACAGGACAGATCGAGCTGCAGAGGTGTGTGTACATGTAACAAGTTTCCGAGCTCTGGAACTTTTTCG AAATTGTGGGGTCATGCAGATGGGGATTTTGCAACCTCTAATTGGAAATTCAAATGTCTGCGTTTTGGCCAGACCAGTGCCGTACTCAAGATTGACGTGAGGCTGTTCTACTACAGAAAGATAGTTTTGTCTACAGATATAGATTTGTTTAGATGCTACTTTGTCTAG